From the genome of Labrus bergylta chromosome 4, fLabBer1.1, whole genome shotgun sequence, one region includes:
- the LOC109997592 gene encoding palmdelphin-like isoform X2 gives MEESDLLRERLQAITEKHRIQEDIRQKKEELDREKLKLKHLKKKSLREQWLLQGAVTHNAIHSPQRQHHQQESATRDQQETKTLQLNIHRIEMDVLSLEREESIISTNESLILNRLKVVERSSEDIIKEAQDSFVLAPPQVTTVVPEVSECPSPPASQHHEPITSRQTLFAMEINVTKNLLTGESKVLSTATIPADELHQHTGLKVYDDGRKCVYALNSQEHSHDRSCASELSANEVEQLLRSATMHRKENHQNYCEPRSTRKELYFYDHLNEREGGGDCDIINKGGNNGDHHLRNGRMETDYGWQRKASADNRENHYRGQEKKKKQSNLREGHRHENRSGFGNYYGNQKCREYSSCEVRNCHTIQGDQPHCCYTSCITRSNSKVHGDRTNGCPPPRSHDQEAVSAYQPQLCYTPANHIPLSDYISVGEEDLYCLRSDHNGNLPTVMYSGPAPTDRLPSPLFEDNAPYTILNAVNTTEPITAIFMGFQMAQDDRGLGHEFEGSLKAELVLIEDNEDVGEDNNTKENNNAGPTAANNYQNERSTNGNMKHTPRPVGPGACLQVKRMDRGLLL, from the exons ATGGAGGAGTCAGACCTGCTGAGAGAGAGGCTGCAGGCCATCACT gagAAGCATCGTATTCAGGAGGACATCagacagaagaaagaggagCTGGACCGAGAGAAACTCAAACTGAAGCATCTGAAG AAAAAGTCTCTGAGGGAGCAGTGGCTGCTGCAGGGAGCAgttacccacaatgcaataCACTCCCCACAACGACAACATCATCAACAAGAGAGCGCCACGCGTGACCAACAGGAGACCAAAACTCTGCAGCTCAAcatacacag GATAGAGATGGACGTTCTCTCTCTGGAGAGGGAGGAGTCTATCATCTCCACCAATGAGAGCTTAATCCTCAACCGACTGAAGGTAGTGGAGAGGAGTTCAGAGGACATCATTAAG gAGGCTCAGGACAGCTTTGTTCTTG CGCCCCCTCAGGTCACCACAGTGGTCCCAGAGGTCTCAGAATGCCCCTCTCCTCCAGCCAGCCAACACCATGAACCAATCACATCAAGACAGA CTCTGTTTGCCATGGAGATCAACGTGACTAAAAACCTGCTGACAGGAGAGAGTAAAGTTCTGTCCACTGCAACGATTCCTGCTGACGAGTTACACCAACACACCGGACTCAAGGTTTACGACGACGGCAGGAAGTGTGTCTACGCACTCAATTCACAAGAG CATTCACATGATCGAAGCTGTGCCTCCGAACTCTCAGCCAATGAGGTGGAGCAGCTGCTGAGGAGCGCCACAATGCATCGCAAAGAAAACCACCAGAACTACTGTGAACCTCGCAGCACGAGGAAGGAGCTTTACTTTTATGATCATCTTaatgagagagaaggagggggggactGTGACATCATAAACAAGGGAGGTAACAATGGTGACCATCACCTCAGAAACGGCCGAATGGAGACAGACTACGGATGGCAGAGAAAAGCGAGTGCAGATAATCGGGAAAACCATTACAGAggacaggaaaagaaaaaaaaacagagcaaccTGAGGGAAGGTCATCGCCATGAAAACCGAAGTGGGTTTGGTAATTACTATGGCAACCAGAAATGCCGTGAATACAGTTCCTGTGAGGTGAGGAACTGCCACACTATTCAGGGAGATCAGCCTCATTGCTGCTACACCAGCTGCATCACCAGGAGTAACAGCAAGGTACATGGAGATAGAACCAATGGCTGCCCTCCTCCCAGATCACATGACCAGGAAGCAGTGTCTGCTTATCAACCACAGCTCTGCTACACCCCAGCCAATCATATCCCTCTTAGTGATTATATCAGTGTGGGTGAAGAGGATCTTTACTGCTTACGCTCCGATCACAATGGAAACCTTCCCACTGTTATGTACAGTGGCCCCGCCCCCACTGACAGACTGCCCTCCCCCCTCTTCGAGGACAATGCCCCTTACACCATCCTCAATGCTGTCAACACCACCGAGCCAATCACAGCCATCTTCATGGGCTTCCAGATGGCGCAGGACGACAGGGGGCTGGGTCATGAGTTTGAGGGTTCTCTGAAGGCAGAGCTGGTCCTCATTGAGGACAACGAAGATGTTGGtgaagacaacaacacaaaggagAACAACAATGCTGGTCCAACAGCGGCCAACAATTATCAAAATGAAAGATCAACCAATGGAAACATGAAACATACGCCGAGACCAGTGGGACCAG gTGCGTGTTTGCAGGTAAAGAGAATGGACCGAGGTCTCCTGCTGTAA
- the LOC109997592 gene encoding palmdelphin-like isoform X1, with protein MEESDLLRERLQAITEKHRIQEDIRQKKEELDREKLKLKHLKKKSLREQWLLQGAVTHNAIHSPQRQHHQQESATRDQQETKTLQLNIHRIEMDVLSLEREESIISTNESLILNRLKVVERSSEDIIKEAQDSFVLAPPQVTTVVPEVSECPSPPASQHHEPITSRQTLFAMEINVTKNLLTGESKVLSTATIPADELHQHTGLKVYDDGRKCVYALNSQEHSHDRSCASELSANEVEQLLRSATMHRKENHQNYCEPRSTRKELYFYDHLNEREGGGDCDIINKGGNNGDHHLRNGRMETDYGWQRKASADNRENHYRGQEKKKKQSNLREGHRHENRSGFGNYYGNQKCREYSSCEVRNCHTIQGDQPHCCYTSCITRSNSKVHGDRTNGCPPPRSHDQEAVSAYQPQLCYTPANHIPLSDYISVGEEDLYCLRSDHNGNLPTVMYSGPAPTDRLPSPLFEDNAPYTILNAVNTTEPITAIFMGFQMAQDDRGLGHEFEGSLKAELVLIEDNEDVGEDNNTKENNNAGPTAANNYQNERSTNGNMKHTPRPVGPGIRKIQKKHRHCCTVC; from the exons ATGGAGGAGTCAGACCTGCTGAGAGAGAGGCTGCAGGCCATCACT gagAAGCATCGTATTCAGGAGGACATCagacagaagaaagaggagCTGGACCGAGAGAAACTCAAACTGAAGCATCTGAAG AAAAAGTCTCTGAGGGAGCAGTGGCTGCTGCAGGGAGCAgttacccacaatgcaataCACTCCCCACAACGACAACATCATCAACAAGAGAGCGCCACGCGTGACCAACAGGAGACCAAAACTCTGCAGCTCAAcatacacag GATAGAGATGGACGTTCTCTCTCTGGAGAGGGAGGAGTCTATCATCTCCACCAATGAGAGCTTAATCCTCAACCGACTGAAGGTAGTGGAGAGGAGTTCAGAGGACATCATTAAG gAGGCTCAGGACAGCTTTGTTCTTG CGCCCCCTCAGGTCACCACAGTGGTCCCAGAGGTCTCAGAATGCCCCTCTCCTCCAGCCAGCCAACACCATGAACCAATCACATCAAGACAGA CTCTGTTTGCCATGGAGATCAACGTGACTAAAAACCTGCTGACAGGAGAGAGTAAAGTTCTGTCCACTGCAACGATTCCTGCTGACGAGTTACACCAACACACCGGACTCAAGGTTTACGACGACGGCAGGAAGTGTGTCTACGCACTCAATTCACAAGAG CATTCACATGATCGAAGCTGTGCCTCCGAACTCTCAGCCAATGAGGTGGAGCAGCTGCTGAGGAGCGCCACAATGCATCGCAAAGAAAACCACCAGAACTACTGTGAACCTCGCAGCACGAGGAAGGAGCTTTACTTTTATGATCATCTTaatgagagagaaggagggggggactGTGACATCATAAACAAGGGAGGTAACAATGGTGACCATCACCTCAGAAACGGCCGAATGGAGACAGACTACGGATGGCAGAGAAAAGCGAGTGCAGATAATCGGGAAAACCATTACAGAggacaggaaaagaaaaaaaaacagagcaaccTGAGGGAAGGTCATCGCCATGAAAACCGAAGTGGGTTTGGTAATTACTATGGCAACCAGAAATGCCGTGAATACAGTTCCTGTGAGGTGAGGAACTGCCACACTATTCAGGGAGATCAGCCTCATTGCTGCTACACCAGCTGCATCACCAGGAGTAACAGCAAGGTACATGGAGATAGAACCAATGGCTGCCCTCCTCCCAGATCACATGACCAGGAAGCAGTGTCTGCTTATCAACCACAGCTCTGCTACACCCCAGCCAATCATATCCCTCTTAGTGATTATATCAGTGTGGGTGAAGAGGATCTTTACTGCTTACGCTCCGATCACAATGGAAACCTTCCCACTGTTATGTACAGTGGCCCCGCCCCCACTGACAGACTGCCCTCCCCCCTCTTCGAGGACAATGCCCCTTACACCATCCTCAATGCTGTCAACACCACCGAGCCAATCACAGCCATCTTCATGGGCTTCCAGATGGCGCAGGACGACAGGGGGCTGGGTCATGAGTTTGAGGGTTCTCTGAAGGCAGAGCTGGTCCTCATTGAGGACAACGAAGATGTTGGtgaagacaacaacacaaaggagAACAACAATGCTGGTCCAACAGCGGCCAACAATTATCAAAATGAAAGATCAACCAATGGAAACATGAAACATACGCCGAGACCAGTGGGACCAGGTATCAGAAAGATccagaaaaaacacagacactgcTGCACTGTCTGTTAA
- the LOC109997593 gene encoding phospholipid phosphatase-related protein type 5-like, whose translation MLSLDLYRSGNRILTDLVGCCSWIFIPVVTDSWLYLGGSIMLYFQVVILAATAMLVYYCEFTDTFSPAEQGFICRDPYLSKPDPGPEQGSRVQPVILFSVLGGLPVVLISGVELVIFLLNYNSNQLYDQEKVLVIGDCCYVNPMVRRTVRFLGVYAFGLFTTDIFVNGGQLITGSLAPYFLSVCRPNYTSLGCDDTSLFVSQSEACSGDPDDIMRARKTFPSKEAGLSLFTAVYLSMYIMSCVRSSGGRLTGPLLSLSLVGLATLTGFNRVAEYRNHWRDVIAGQAIGGAVAVFLVVFVVQYFKKRRAMSHSLSDAGTANTDETAPQINHNMTTTDKYVVAQSPGSFTEIT comes from the exons ATGCTGTCTTTAGATCTTTATCGCTCTGGTAACAGAATCCTCACTGACCTGGTTGGATGCTGTAGTTGGATCTTTATTCCCGTGGTAACAGACTCCTGGTTGTATCTTGGTGGATCCATCATGCTTTACTTTCAGGTGGTGATCTTGGCGGCGACAGCAATGCTGGTTTATTACTGTGAGTTCACGGACACGTTCAGTCCAGCAGAGCAGGGCTTCATCTGCAGAGACCCCTATCTGTCTAAACCTGATCCTGGACCAGAACAGGGCAGCCGAGTGCAGCCTGTGATCCTGTTCTCTGTGCTGGGAGGCCTGCCCGTTGTACTG ATTTCAGGAGTGGAGCTCGTCATCTTCCTCCTGAACTACAACTCAAACCAGCTGTATGACCAGGAGAAGGTGCTTGTCATAGGTGACTGTTGCTATGTGAACCCCATGGTGCGCAGGACCGTCCGTTTCCTTG gtgtGTATGCCTTTGGCCTGTTTACAACAGACATCTTTGTAAATGGCGGTCAGCTGATCACAGGTTCTCTGGCTCcttacttcctgtctgtgtgtcgaCCCAACTACACCTCACTTGGCTGCGATGACACCTCGCTCTtcgtcagccaatcagaagcttGTAGTGGTGaccctgatgacatcatgagAGCCAGGAAGACGTTCCCATCCAAAGAGGCGGGGCTTAGTCTGTTTACAGCTGTTTACCTCTCA ATGTACATCATGTCATGTGTGAGGTCCAGTGGAGGTCGTCTGACTGGCCCCCTCCTCAGCCTCTCATTGGTCGGTCTGGCCACGCTGACAGGTTTCAACAGAGTGGCCGAGTACAGAAACCACTGGAGGGATGTTATTGCAGGACAAGCCATCGGGGGCGCTGTGGCTGTCTTTCTT GTGGTGTTTGTGGTTCAGTATTTCAAAAAAAGACGTGCGATGTCACACAGTTTGTCTGATGCAGGAACAGCCAACACTGACGAGACCGCACCGCAAATCAACCACAACATGACGACCACTGACAAATACGTTGTTGCACAG AGTCCAGGATCCTTCACTGAAATAACATGA